A region from the Deltaproteobacteria bacterium genome encodes:
- a CDS encoding ABC transporter permease, with protein sequence MLLKLAWKNVWRNRLRSGIMVAAMVFGLLGVILIVGFMKGLTDNMLENAIKYQTAHLQVHNPDFLVNEELGAWLPDADAMAREIRAIPGVEGVTVRQVVDGMLASAASTRGVRINGIIAADEAVVTSLAKSLVEGGMLPQKGRNPILVSRRTAGKLNLRLKSKVVLTFSDKEGEVTGAAFRVCGIFNTPSSGFDESNVFVRRADLMGYTGLDQSHEIAVRLDDGDAVDRFKNLVKGVVGGRGIVQDWGEVQPVLAAMQGTMDISNDIVIGVFVVALGFGIINIMLMSVFERTREFGMLMAVGMTGGKVLRLVVLESIFLGGVGSLLGLVAGMLMTAVTGKIGLPLGKMAEGLGAFGVDAVLYPNVTTATYLGTLGMLLVTSVLAALYPARQILKKRLSEALAEKH encoded by the coding sequence ATGCTGTTGAAACTGGCCTGGAAGAATGTGTGGCGCAACCGTCTGCGCAGCGGCATCATGGTGGCGGCCATGGTGTTCGGCCTGCTGGGAGTCATCCTGATCGTGGGCTTCATGAAGGGCTTGACCGACAACATGCTGGAGAACGCCATCAAGTACCAGACCGCCCATCTTCAAGTCCACAACCCGGATTTCCTGGTGAATGAAGAGTTGGGCGCGTGGCTCCCGGATGCCGATGCCATGGCCCGGGAGATCCGGGCCATCCCCGGGGTCGAAGGGGTGACGGTGCGGCAGGTGGTCGACGGGATGCTGGCTTCGGCCGCCAGTACCCGCGGCGTGCGCATCAACGGGATCATCGCCGCCGACGAAGCCGTGGTCACCTCGCTTGCCAAGAGCCTGGTGGAAGGCGGCATGTTGCCCCAAAAGGGCCGCAACCCCATCCTGGTGAGCCGGCGCACTGCCGGAAAACTCAACCTGCGCTTGAAGTCAAAGGTCGTCCTGACCTTCAGTGACAAGGAAGGGGAGGTGACCGGCGCGGCTTTCCGGGTCTGCGGCATTTTCAACACGCCCTCGAGCGGATTCGATGAAAGCAACGTGTTTGTACGGCGAGCCGATCTGATGGGCTATACCGGGCTCGACCAATCCCACGAAATTGCCGTGCGGCTCGATGACGGCGACGCGGTGGACAGATTCAAGAACCTCGTGAAAGGTGTTGTCGGCGGCAGGGGGATCGTTCAGGACTGGGGTGAAGTTCAACCCGTCCTGGCCGCCATGCAGGGCACCATGGACATCTCCAACGACATCGTCATCGGCGTGTTCGTCGTTGCCCTGGGGTTCGGCATCATCAACATCATGCTGATGTCCGTGTTCGAACGCACCCGCGAATTCGGCATGCTCATGGCCGTGGGCATGACCGGCGGAAAGGTGCTGCGGCTGGTGGTCCTGGAATCGATTTTTCTGGGGGGGGTGGGCAGTCTGCTGGGCCTGGTCGCCGGCATGCTGATGACCGCCGTCACCGGTAAGATCGGCCTTCCCTTGGGCAAAATGGCCGAGGGCCTGGGTGCCTTTGGCGTGGACGCCGTACTGTACCCCAACGTCACCACGGCAACCTATCTGGGAACCCTGGGCATGCTGCTCGTGACCAGCGTTTTAGCCGCACTGTACCCGGCGCGGCAGATTCTAAAGAAAAGATTGAGCGAAGCTCTGGCGGAGAAGCACTAG
- a CDS encoding ABC transporter ATP-binding protein yields MSIIIQDLTKTYNPDTDFPVTAVNDVSLKVEQGEFVAVMGPSGSGKTTLLNMLGGIDRPCQGRVIIDGTDITGLPDKALIGFRRDNIGFIFQDFSLLPVLTAKENVAFVMQLQGRSREACEARALELLNEVGLGDRIGNVPGKLSGGQQQRVAVARALAPKPKFVLADEPTANLDAQTTYGLLDIMQRLNEKEGTTFIFSTHDPRVIERAKRVIVFEDGQVAEDRCQEVGRSEDADVGN; encoded by the coding sequence ATGAGCATCATCATCCAAGATTTGACTAAGACCTACAACCCGGACACGGATTTTCCCGTCACCGCCGTCAATGACGTCAGTCTGAAGGTCGAACAGGGAGAATTCGTGGCGGTTATGGGGCCGTCCGGCTCCGGCAAGACCACCCTTCTAAACATGCTGGGAGGCATCGACCGCCCCTGCCAAGGCAGGGTAATCATCGACGGGACGGACATAACCGGTCTGCCCGACAAGGCATTGATCGGTTTCCGCAGGGACAATATCGGATTCATTTTTCAGGATTTCAGCCTGCTGCCCGTGCTGACCGCCAAGGAGAACGTGGCGTTCGTCATGCAGCTGCAGGGCCGCAGCAGGGAAGCCTGTGAGGCCCGCGCCCTGGAACTGCTCAACGAAGTCGGGCTGGGCGACCGGATCGGCAATGTCCCGGGAAAATTGTCGGGCGGACAACAGCAGCGGGTGGCGGTGGCCAGGGCCCTGGCCCCCAAACCAAAATTCGTCCTCGCGGACGAACCCACCGCCAACCTGGATGCCCAAACCACTTACGGACTGCTGGACATCATGCAGCGGCTCAACGAGAAAGAGGGCACGACCTTCATTTTTTCCACCCATGACCCGCGTGTGATCGAACGCGCTAAACGGGTCATCGTGTTCGAGGACGGGCAGGTGGCGGAAGACAGATGCCAGGAGGTCGGAAGATCGGAAGATGCAGATGTTGGGAATTGA